In Candidatus Methylomirabilota bacterium, the following proteins share a genomic window:
- a CDS encoding deoxyribonuclease IV (Assists in DNA repair by cleaving phosphodiester bonds at apurinic or apyrimidinic sties to produce new 5' ends that are base-free deoxyribose 5-phosphate residues), translated as MTPQQRPRIQPDDLILGAHMSIAGGVDLAPLRGRQVGCRTIQLFTKNSNQWRARSLPPEEIDRFRTNLQTAAIAPAVAHAAYLINLASTDSALHQKSITACLEELERAEALDIPYLVIHPGAHIGAGEAAGIRQAVDSVRELLNRTEGYRVRVVLETTAGQGTTLGYRFEQIAALLDQIGLPERTGVCLDTCHLFAAGYDIRTPHQYHDTLNLFDRIVGLSSLKVIHVNDSKKGLGCRVDRHEHIGEGAIGLEAFRSLITDPRLHGIPMIIETPKEGDFLTADRRNLQTLRDLAKQQRAAGSPTG; from the coding sequence ATGACACCACAGCAGCGACCGCGTATCCAGCCCGACGACCTGATCCTCGGCGCGCATATGTCGATCGCGGGAGGGGTCGATCTGGCGCCCCTGAGAGGCCGGCAGGTCGGCTGTCGGACGATCCAGCTCTTTACAAAAAACAGTAACCAGTGGCGGGCGAGATCCTTACCTCCTGAAGAAATCGACCGATTTCGTACGAACCTTCAGACCGCTGCCATTGCGCCGGCCGTCGCCCACGCGGCATACCTGATCAATCTGGCCTCCACCGATTCTGCGTTACATCAGAAGTCGATTACGGCCTGCCTGGAAGAGTTGGAGCGCGCTGAAGCGCTGGACATCCCATACCTGGTCATTCACCCGGGGGCCCACATCGGGGCCGGCGAAGCGGCAGGCATACGGCAGGCAGTAGATAGTGTTCGGGAACTGCTGAATCGGACGGAGGGCTATCGGGTACGGGTAGTACTCGAGACTACCGCCGGTCAAGGCACGACCTTGGGGTATCGTTTCGAGCAGATCGCCGCACTGCTCGACCAGATCGGTCTGCCGGAGCGGACCGGTGTCTGTCTGGATACCTGTCATCTGTTTGCAGCCGGTTATGATATCCGGACGCCGCACCAATACCACGATACGTTGAATCTGTTCGACCGGATCGTCGGTCTCTCATCGCTCAAGGTCATTCACGTGAACGACTCGAAGAAGGGGTTGGGGTGCCGTGTGGACCGCCACGAACACATTGGAGAGGGTGCGATCGGCCTCGAGGCATTCCGTTCCCTGATCACCGATCCCCGTCTACACGGAATCCCGATGATTATCGAAACCCCGAAGGAGGGCGATTTCCTCACGGCGGATCGGCGAAATCTCCAGACCCTCCGCGATCTTGCGAAACAGCAGCGAGCTGCAGGATCACCCACCGGCTGA
- the ftsE gene encoding cell division ATP-binding protein FtsE has protein sequence MIQMFHVYKTFGKDLEALVDIDLHIHKGEMVFLAGPNGAGKSTLLRLIFCDEPPTSGQILVNGRNIVRMKPRGIPELRRTLGVVFQDFKLLRDRTVEENLTLVAKVVGMTTLHARSKVAQLLKLVGLSHKAQMMPYRLSSGEQQRVAMARALMNDPLILLADEPTGNLDAELTADVLRLLFEINAQGTTVLVATHNLALAEEAGCRTVFLTQGRIVGEWPQVNRPTDPIQRNGLG, from the coding sequence ATGATCCAGATGTTCCATGTGTACAAAACGTTTGGAAAAGATCTGGAGGCCCTGGTCGACATCGATCTGCATATTCACAAAGGGGAGATGGTCTTCCTGGCCGGTCCGAATGGCGCCGGAAAAAGCACGCTACTCCGCTTGATCTTTTGCGACGAGCCTCCCACCTCCGGCCAGATCCTCGTCAACGGCCGCAATATTGTCCGCATGAAACCGAGGGGTATTCCGGAACTGAGGCGGACCCTGGGGGTCGTCTTTCAGGATTTCAAACTCCTTCGCGATCGAACTGTCGAGGAGAACCTTACCCTGGTTGCCAAGGTGGTCGGTATGACAACGCTGCACGCCCGGAGTAAGGTTGCGCAACTGCTGAAGCTGGTGGGGCTGTCTCACAAGGCCCAGATGATGCCATACAGGCTGTCGAGTGGCGAGCAGCAGCGGGTGGCCATGGCCAGAGCACTGATGAACGACCCGCTGATTCTTCTGGCCGACGAGCCGACGGGGAATCTGGACGCCGAGTTGACTGCGGACGTCCTGCGACTCCTCTTTGAGATCAATGCGCAGGGGACGACGGTTCTGGTAGCCACCCACAATCTCGCGCTGGCAGAGGAGGCGGGCTGCCGAACGGTGTTCCTCACACAAGGCAGGATTGTTGGGGAATGGCCGCAGGTCAATCGGCCGACGGATCCGATTCAACGTAATGGTCTGGGATAG
- a CDS encoding peptidase S41 → MRFRGRFQRGRKYVVIVLTLVLLVIGGGGHHEVTAVEDSYERLKVFAEVLSLIQANYVDETKPRDLIYSGIKGMLESLDPHSAFMAPDIFKEMQVETHGSFGGLGIEITVKDRMLTVVAPIEGTPADRAGIHPGDRIVKIDGNPTKDMTLMEAVKKLRGPKGTSVALVILREDSPGPFELTLVREIIEVKSVKTKDLGDGIAYVRISAFQERTGKDLLKAIEQLGQNNMSAMVLDLRNNPGGLLNQAVQVADLFLDHGQLIVYTQGRLKNQDLRFSAEREAQIPKIPIVVLVNGGSASASEIVAGALQDWKRAVILGTKTFGKGSVQTVVPLSDGSGLRLTTAKYFTPNGRSIHGTGLVPDIIVEVPRPTLAKAPSGPGDKDKEGEMSRERPERREEKKISEEEGDVTLQIGKREGPDPATDIQLKRAMEILKATQIIEKGFVKGSAG, encoded by the coding sequence ATGAGATTTAGAGGTCGGTTTCAGAGAGGACGAAAGTATGTGGTCATCGTATTGACCCTGGTGCTCTTGGTCATCGGTGGCGGCGGCCACCATGAGGTCACGGCGGTCGAGGACAGCTATGAACGGCTCAAGGTCTTCGCTGAGGTTCTGTCGTTGATCCAGGCGAATTACGTCGATGAGACGAAACCCCGCGATCTGATCTACAGCGGCATCAAAGGAATGCTGGAGTCGCTCGACCCCCACAGCGCATTCATGGCTCCCGATATCTTCAAAGAGATGCAGGTTGAAACTCATGGCTCATTCGGAGGCCTGGGGATCGAAATCACCGTCAAGGATCGAATGCTGACGGTGGTGGCGCCCATTGAAGGGACGCCGGCCGATCGGGCCGGGATTCACCCCGGCGACCGGATCGTAAAGATCGACGGAAATCCAACCAAAGATATGACCCTCATGGAGGCGGTCAAAAAGCTCCGAGGGCCAAAGGGCACAAGCGTCGCCCTGGTCATTCTCCGTGAGGATTCCCCGGGGCCGTTCGAGCTGACGCTGGTTCGGGAGATTATCGAGGTCAAAAGTGTCAAGACCAAAGACCTTGGCGATGGAATAGCCTATGTCCGGATCAGCGCATTCCAGGAGCGGACCGGCAAGGACCTCCTGAAGGCGATCGAGCAGTTAGGGCAGAACAACATGTCTGCAATGGTGCTGGATCTCCGCAACAACCCCGGCGGCCTCCTGAATCAGGCCGTCCAGGTGGCCGATCTGTTTTTGGATCATGGGCAACTCATCGTCTACACCCAGGGTCGGCTCAAGAATCAGGATCTCCGTTTCTCGGCCGAACGTGAGGCTCAGATTCCCAAGATCCCCATCGTCGTGTTGGTAAATGGAGGCTCAGCCAGCGCCTCCGAGATCGTTGCAGGCGCACTTCAGGACTGGAAGAGGGCAGTCATCCTCGGAACCAAGACCTTTGGAAAGGGGTCGGTGCAAACGGTGGTTCCGCTGAGCGATGGATCAGGTCTGCGTTTGACCACGGCAAAGTACTTTACGCCGAATGGGCGATCAATCCATGGCACCGGACTCGTCCCTGACATTATTGTAGAGGTCCCGCGACCCACCCTGGCAAAGGCGCCAAGCGGGCCTGGCGATAAGGACAAAGAGGGTGAAATGAGCAGAGAGCGGCCCGAGCGGCGGGAGGAGAAGAAGATCTCGGAAGAGGAGGGGGACGTGACGCTTCAGATCGGCAAGCGCGAGGGGCCCGATCCCGCCACCGACATCCAGTTGAAGCGGGCAATGGAGATTCTCAAGGCCACTCAGATCATTGAGAAGGGGTTCGTAAAGGGGAGCGCCGGGTAA
- the tsaD gene encoding tRNA (adenosine(37)-N6)-threonylcarbamoyltransferase complex transferase subunit TsaD: MAHLTLGIETSCDETAAAVLEDGRRIRSSVVASQDLLHAPYGGVVPELASRRHIEAVWPVVQEALTRARIGLDDLDGMAATAGPGLIGSLLVGLCFGKALAFARRLPLVAVNHLEGHLYAALLDHEGLSFPFTGLIASGGHTHLYLASAPGEYRLLGRTRDDAAGEAFDKVAKLLGLGYPGGPRIEEWAGKGDPDAIRFPRPAPSQGVYDFSFSGLKTAVVNYVKGIGYRVQGSESRSLNPKPLTLDPSLVADICAGFQEAVVDVLARVSLAAALASGSRRLVLAGGVACNGRLRSKLLACAAAEGIEVYYPRPSLCTDNAAMIAAAGYRRLLHGEHASLALNADADLALGLT; this comes from the coding sequence ATGGCACATCTGACGCTTGGCATTGAAACATCGTGCGACGAGACGGCAGCCGCCGTCCTTGAAGACGGCCGGCGCATCCGTTCTTCGGTCGTCGCCTCTCAGGATCTTCTCCACGCCCCCTACGGCGGGGTCGTCCCTGAGTTGGCCTCTCGTCGCCACATAGAGGCTGTCTGGCCGGTCGTCCAGGAGGCGCTGACCAGGGCACGGATCGGTCTTGACGATCTTGATGGGATGGCAGCGACAGCCGGACCGGGGCTGATCGGGTCCCTGCTGGTCGGTCTCTGTTTCGGAAAGGCGCTGGCCTTCGCCCGTCGTCTTCCGCTGGTCGCCGTCAACCACCTGGAAGGGCATCTCTACGCCGCCCTGTTGGATCACGAGGGCCTCTCGTTCCCCTTCACCGGCCTCATCGCATCGGGTGGCCACACCCACCTCTATCTGGCCTCAGCCCCCGGTGAGTATCGGCTGCTCGGTCGAACCAGGGACGATGCGGCCGGAGAGGCGTTCGATAAGGTGGCGAAGCTGCTCGGCCTCGGCTACCCGGGCGGACCGCGAATCGAAGAGTGGGCCGGAAAGGGCGATCCTGATGCGATACGATTCCCGAGGCCGGCTCCTTCGCAAGGCGTCTACGATTTCAGTTTCAGCGGCCTTAAGACCGCCGTCGTCAATTACGTGAAGGGTATAGGGTATAGGGTTCAGGGTTCAGAAAGTCGTTCCCTAAACCCTAAACCCTTGACCCTAGACCCTAGTCTGGTGGCGGACATCTGCGCGGGATTTCAGGAGGCAGTCGTCGATGTGCTGGCTCGCGTCAGCCTGGCAGCGGCGCTGGCGTCAGGGTCTCGCCGTCTTGTCCTGGCCGGAGGGGTGGCTTGTAACGGCAGGCTCCGATCGAAGCTCTTAGCGTGTGCGGCGGCGGAGGGTATTGAGGTCTACTATCCCAGGCCGTCTCTCTGCACCGACAACGCCGCCATGATTGCGGCCGCCGGTTACCGTCGCCTCTTGCACGGCGAGCACGCCTCGCTTGCGTTAAACGCCGATGCCGATCTTGCACTCGGCTTGACATAA
- the def gene encoding peptide deformylase — protein MATLPILLYPSPVIRKKSLPITSIDGELQRFIDNMVETMYAAPGMGLAAPQVGILQRVIVLDPSDDRTSHRPTVLINPVLVSGEGQIVDEEGCLCIPDLNEPVSRFKQVIVKGYDRKERELVLEGADLLARILQHEIDHLDGILFIDHLSTAKRLLLKQRLRKVAKDGT, from the coding sequence ATGGCGACGCTGCCGATCCTGCTTTATCCTTCCCCCGTTATTCGAAAGAAGTCGTTGCCCATCACGTCGATCGATGGCGAACTGCAGCGCTTCATCGATAACATGGTGGAGACCATGTATGCGGCTCCAGGAATGGGGTTGGCTGCCCCGCAAGTCGGCATACTTCAGCGGGTTATTGTCCTGGATCCGTCGGACGACCGTACGTCCCATCGGCCCACAGTCCTGATCAATCCGGTGCTGGTCTCCGGCGAAGGACAGATTGTGGATGAAGAAGGGTGTCTCTGTATCCCGGACCTGAATGAGCCGGTCTCACGATTCAAACAGGTGATCGTGAAGGGTTACGATCGGAAGGAACGGGAACTCGTCCTGGAAGGGGCCGACCTGCTGGCGCGGATCCTCCAGCACGAGATCGATCACCTGGACGGCATCTTGTTTATCGACCATCTGAGTACGGCAAAGCGACTTCTACTCAAGCAACGGCTCAGAAAGGTCGCCAAGGATGGAACGTAG
- the mfd gene encoding transcription-repair coupling factor, which produces MAIRSLESSEDLLIPEIAEIADRLDSGDETLSVTGLFGASKALILSRLARRVRRPLVIVVSSSAEAEVLAKDLQLFCRSSVGFLPERDEDPETRYQRIACLAGLATKALDLTVVSLRAARERLSSPSDLLGTAVTLCVGRLIAREELITAFEAGGYRRVHQVTERGEYSLRGNLLDLFPLTPDLSRGEASDLPVRAEFFGDELLELRAFDPDTQRSVRSVEQVPVLPVREAPSTGGMGLQVVEATADLLQYVSPDALWVLVDPTGLRSAADDAASPTSLLDWRDVEQRLAVRPRIFVEELFPAHRLGEETVVSVQVRTISAYHGRMTEVVRDLKEWRRQGRRIHLVCRSEAQGRRLADVLNEHDVAASVGDGMALSGEIIILSRGLSGGFHLDEALLTYVTEAEIFGTRHIPPRRSRPKEVSPLASYQELTYGDFVVHEDHGIGVYKGLRQLAVGGTEGDYLLIVYADHAKLYVPTGKLHLIHRYAGADGNPPPLDRLGGTSWAKAKERVKASVREMAQELLALYAARQVIKGHALSPDTPWQREFEAGFPYEETPDQLQAIADVKADMERDRPMDRLICGDVGYGKTEVAMRAAFKTVIAGKQVAVLVPTTVLALQHTQTFTERFGGFPVKVEMLSRFRSRKEQRDILRGVGEGTVDIVIGTHRLLQKDVHFRDLGLLVVDEEHRFGVAAKERMKQLRRQVDVLTLTATPIPRTLHMSMLRVRDISTIETPPENRLSIKTTVARFDPVLIKEAIEHELDRGGQVFFVHNRVETIQRVARLITRLVPEAKLAVAHGELPEERLERIMCDFYDGKCNVLLCTTIIESGLDVSTANTIIIDRADAMGLAQLYQLRGRVGRDKHRAYAYLLVPKEAALSEVAKKRLQVIAELTELGAGFKVAARDLEIRGAGNLLGPEQHGQIAAVGIDLYCRLIESAVKELKGEAAVEPVEPSIRLEADGYLPETYVEDPNVRFRLYKRVAALSAPQEISTFREELVDRFGEPPRETERLLTAMTLRIAARTLHIREVDAAGKTIRIVFDEAPPLASDKVAALLREERGRLRYIPKSPHPPFTKGGHGGICGAGYDTLEYAADDNDKVATAQMLLSRLEGCR; this is translated from the coding sequence ATGGCCATACGATCGTTAGAGTCGTCGGAAGATCTGCTGATCCCTGAGATCGCTGAGATTGCGGATCGACTGGACAGCGGGGACGAGACGCTGTCGGTCACCGGTCTATTTGGGGCCTCAAAGGCGTTGATCCTTTCCCGGCTCGCCCGACGGGTGCGACGTCCGCTCGTCATCGTGGTCTCGTCATCTGCCGAGGCCGAGGTGTTGGCGAAGGATTTGCAGCTCTTCTGCCGCAGCTCGGTAGGCTTCTTGCCTGAACGTGATGAGGACCCGGAGACCAGGTATCAGCGGATCGCCTGCCTCGCGGGTCTTGCGACCAAGGCGCTGGATCTTACGGTGGTCTCTCTTCGCGCCGCACGCGAACGCCTGTCGTCCCCGTCGGACCTTCTGGGAACTGCCGTCACACTGTGCGTCGGACGTCTTATCGCACGGGAAGAACTGATTACCGCCTTCGAGGCGGGCGGGTACCGGCGAGTGCATCAGGTAACGGAGCGCGGTGAATACAGCCTGCGTGGGAACCTGCTCGATCTGTTCCCTCTGACACCCGATCTGAGTCGTGGCGAGGCATCGGACCTGCCCGTGCGCGCCGAATTCTTCGGTGACGAACTGCTTGAGCTCCGTGCATTCGATCCGGACACTCAGCGGTCGGTCCGCTCCGTCGAACAGGTGCCCGTCCTACCCGTAAGAGAAGCGCCATCGACCGGTGGCATGGGTCTGCAGGTCGTGGAGGCGACGGCCGATCTTCTGCAGTATGTGTCGCCTGATGCGCTATGGGTCCTGGTCGATCCGACCGGGCTTCGATCTGCAGCGGACGATGCCGCGTCGCCCACCTCCCTCCTCGACTGGCGCGACGTGGAGCAGAGGCTCGCCGTGAGACCGCGGATCTTTGTGGAAGAGCTGTTCCCGGCTCATCGGCTTGGAGAAGAGACGGTTGTGAGCGTTCAAGTGCGGACGATCTCGGCCTATCACGGACGCATGACAGAGGTCGTGCGGGACCTCAAGGAATGGCGTCGGCAGGGTCGACGAATTCATCTGGTGTGTCGGAGCGAGGCCCAGGGTCGGCGCCTGGCCGACGTCCTGAACGAACACGACGTCGCGGCCTCTGTGGGTGACGGAATGGCGTTGTCTGGCGAGATCATCATTCTGTCTCGCGGGCTCAGCGGCGGCTTCCACCTGGATGAGGCGTTGCTGACCTATGTGACCGAGGCCGAGATCTTCGGGACCCGCCACATCCCGCCCCGCCGCTCGCGACCCAAGGAGGTCTCCCCCCTTGCCTCCTACCAGGAGTTGACGTACGGCGATTTCGTTGTTCACGAGGATCACGGGATCGGCGTCTACAAAGGACTGCGGCAGCTTGCGGTGGGCGGGACCGAGGGGGACTACCTGCTCATCGTCTATGCCGATCACGCCAAGCTCTATGTGCCGACCGGCAAACTGCATCTGATCCATCGGTATGCGGGCGCCGACGGCAATCCACCCCCCCTCGACCGATTGGGGGGCACCTCGTGGGCCAAGGCGAAGGAGCGGGTGAAGGCGTCCGTCCGCGAGATGGCTCAGGAGTTGCTCGCGCTGTATGCGGCCAGACAGGTGATCAAGGGGCATGCGCTGTCGCCCGATACGCCGTGGCAACGGGAGTTCGAGGCCGGATTTCCATATGAGGAGACGCCTGATCAGCTCCAGGCGATCGCCGATGTCAAGGCCGATATGGAACGGGACCGGCCGATGGACCGCCTGATCTGCGGCGACGTGGGCTACGGGAAGACCGAGGTCGCGATGCGGGCCGCCTTTAAGACGGTCATCGCCGGGAAGCAGGTGGCGGTCCTGGTGCCGACCACGGTCCTCGCCCTCCAACATACGCAGACCTTTACCGAGCGGTTCGGCGGCTTCCCGGTCAAGGTCGAGATGTTATCGCGTTTCCGCAGCCGCAAGGAGCAGCGCGACATCCTGCGTGGCGTGGGCGAGGGAACCGTCGATATCGTGATCGGCACCCATCGTCTGCTGCAAAAAGATGTTCACTTTCGAGACTTGGGGCTGTTGGTGGTGGATGAAGAGCATCGCTTCGGCGTCGCGGCCAAGGAGCGCATGAAGCAACTGCGACGGCAGGTCGATGTCTTGACACTGACCGCCACCCCGATTCCGCGAACCCTCCACATGTCGATGCTGAGGGTTCGGGATATCAGTACCATCGAGACCCCGCCGGAGAACCGCCTGTCGATCAAGACGACGGTCGCCAGGTTCGACCCGGTTCTCATCAAAGAGGCGATCGAACACGAGCTGGACAGAGGGGGACAGGTCTTCTTTGTCCATAACCGCGTCGAAACTATCCAGCGCGTTGCGCGTCTGATTACGCGGTTGGTCCCAGAGGCGAAGCTTGCCGTGGCCCACGGCGAATTGCCGGAAGAGCGTCTGGAACGGATCATGTGCGACTTTTACGACGGCAAGTGCAATGTCCTGCTGTGCACCACGATTATTGAATCCGGCCTGGATGTGAGTACCGCCAACACCATCATCATCGATCGGGCCGATGCCATGGGGCTGGCGCAGCTCTATCAGCTTCGTGGACGGGTCGGTCGGGACAAACATCGTGCGTACGCCTATCTCCTGGTCCCGAAGGAGGCGGCGCTGTCCGAGGTGGCCAAGAAGCGGCTCCAGGTCATTGCGGAGCTGACCGAACTGGGCGCCGGATTCAAGGTAGCGGCGAGGGACCTGGAAATCAGGGGCGCGGGCAATCTGCTTGGACCGGAGCAGCATGGTCAGATCGCCGCCGTGGGCATCGATCTGTACTGCCGACTGATCGAATCGGCGGTCAAAGAGTTAAAGGGTGAAGCGGCGGTCGAACCGGTCGAACCCTCCATCAGGCTGGAGGCGGACGGCTACCTACCGGAGACCTATGTAGAGGATCCCAATGTTCGATTCCGGCTCTACAAACGGGTGGCGGCGCTCTCGGCGCCTCAGGAGATCTCGACCTTTCGGGAGGAGTTGGTCGATCGCTTTGGCGAGCCTCCCCGTGAGACCGAACGGCTGTTGACCGCTATGACGCTCAGGATCGCGGCTCGGACACTCCATATCCGAGAGGTTGACGCCGCGGGGAAGACGATTCGCATCGTATTTGACGAGGCGCCGCCCCTGGCTTCGGACAAGGTCGCCGCATTGCTGCGCGAAGAGCGCGGTCGGCTGCGCTACATCCCGAAATCCCCCCACCCCCCCTTTACCAAAGGAGGGCACGGGGGGATTTGCGGTGCGGGGTACGACACGCTGGAATACGCGGCAGACGACAACGATAAGGTTGCGACGGCGCAGATGCTGTTGTCGCGGCTTGAGGGGTGCCGATGA
- the rfaE2 gene encoding D-glycero-beta-D-manno-heptose 1-phosphate adenylyltransferase: MTVDAGKLRSLPELAAIVTRRRALGERVVFTNGCFDLLHRGHTRLLQQARALGDLLIVGLNSDASVRLLKGPSRPVLLQDERAELLSALFSVDYVVIFEEADPGRIIAALQPDVLVKGADWTMDKVVGRETVERGGGQIVTIPLVEGCSTSRIVRRIIETALPHRAES; encoded by the coding sequence ATGACGGTCGACGCTGGAAAGCTCAGGAGTCTGCCTGAACTGGCGGCCATTGTCACACGACGGCGAGCACTGGGGGAGCGGGTGGTCTTCACCAACGGCTGTTTTGATCTGCTCCACCGGGGACACACCCGTCTGTTGCAGCAGGCGAGGGCGCTGGGCGACCTGTTGATCGTTGGGCTGAACAGTGACGCGTCGGTTCGTCTGCTCAAGGGCCCGTCCAGGCCGGTGCTCTTGCAGGATGAGCGGGCTGAACTGCTCTCGGCCCTGTTCTCGGTCGACTACGTGGTGATCTTTGAAGAGGCCGACCCCGGCCGTATCATCGCCGCACTACAGCCCGATGTCCTGGTCAAGGGCGCCGACTGGACCATGGATAAGGTTGTCGGCCGAGAGACAGTGGAGCGAGGCGGCGGGCAGATCGTGACGATCCCGTTGGTAGAGGGCTGTTCGACAAGCCGTATCGTGCGTCGTATCATAGAGACGGCGCTTCCGCACCGGGCTGAGAGCTGA
- the pal gene encoding peptidoglycan-associated lipoprotein Pal — protein MAAPPVTPQPKIAQAEGAAEAISPPVTPQPETVQAAEEKASPLQDIFFDYDKSSIRADMKKSLTENVRWLKANPLASIIIEGHCDERGTVEYNQALGQRRATSVKNHLVAAGIDVKRIKIVSYGKERPFVEGHDESAWQQNRRAHFVLQ, from the coding sequence ATGGCTGCCCCGCCGGTGACGCCGCAGCCCAAGATCGCCCAGGCGGAAGGAGCAGCGGAGGCGATCTCGCCTCCGGTGACGCCGCAGCCGGAAACCGTTCAAGCGGCGGAAGAAAAGGCATCGCCTTTGCAGGATATCTTTTTCGACTACGACAAATCGTCGATTCGGGCGGACATGAAAAAGAGCCTCACTGAGAACGTTCGATGGTTAAAGGCCAATCCGTTGGCCTCGATTATTATCGAGGGCCACTGTGACGAACGCGGAACCGTAGAGTACAACCAGGCGCTTGGGCAGCGACGAGCGACGTCGGTCAAGAACCATCTGGTCGCCGCCGGGATCGACGTCAAACGGATCAAGATCGTCAGTTATGGGAAGGAGCGGCCCTTTGTGGAAGGCCACGACGAGTCGGCCTGGCAACAGAATCGGAGGGCCCATTTCGTCCTGCAGTAA